The proteins below come from a single Chitinophaga pinensis DSM 2588 genomic window:
- a CDS encoding glycosyltransferase family 39 protein, whose amino-acid sequence MSGRPYLLLIFFLLFKLTFNYWAIYAGYDLHRDEYLHLDQANHLAAGYLSVPPFTAFISLLIKALGGGMHWVRFFPALFGALTMLLIWKTVELLKGGWYAQLIAGLLFLCSALSRINTLFQPNSADILAWTLMLYLLIRYVKEGNSRLLLWLGLTTGIAFLNKYNVLFLVAGLLPALLISSQRKIFLDKYLYGGLLIACLLASPNVIWQLQNGMPVIHHMHELAETQLVNVERMGFVKDQLGIFLIGSLIWITALLSLIWYAPFRPYRFIGWTFLLVMALFIYLKAKGYYAYGIYPILLALGGVYWERLFSKGWLRYLRPVWAFLIIFPTVWLFRLIFPVLSPQQLYAAMTPLRREIFCRWEDGKLHDLPQDFADMRGWRELADLAVKTYQQVPDSERKNTLILCDNYGQAGAINYYAGKALRPAITFSADYVCWFPKMDSLHYLIVVGEAPMEYVRKYASGDVKTGQINDVLAREYGTGVYLLQGISPVFPAKLFEWQRQEQASFRAWK is encoded by the coding sequence ATGTCCGGACGGCCTTATCTGCTACTGATCTTTTTTCTCCTTTTCAAACTGACTTTTAACTATTGGGCTATATATGCCGGTTATGACCTGCATAGAGATGAATACCTTCACCTGGACCAGGCCAATCATCTGGCAGCAGGCTATCTTTCAGTGCCACCGTTTACGGCATTTATTTCACTGCTCATAAAAGCGCTTGGCGGCGGTATGCATTGGGTGCGCTTCTTCCCTGCCCTGTTTGGCGCATTGACCATGTTGCTGATCTGGAAGACTGTCGAATTACTGAAGGGTGGATGGTATGCACAACTGATCGCAGGACTGCTGTTTCTGTGTTCTGCCTTGTCGAGAATCAATACCCTGTTTCAGCCAAATAGTGCAGATATCCTGGCCTGGACGCTGATGCTTTACCTGTTGATACGTTACGTAAAAGAGGGGAATTCCAGGCTGCTATTGTGGCTTGGATTGACTACAGGTATCGCCTTCCTGAATAAATACAATGTACTATTCCTGGTAGCCGGTTTGCTACCTGCATTGTTGATCTCTTCACAACGAAAAATATTCCTTGATAAATACCTGTATGGCGGTCTGCTGATTGCTTGTCTGCTGGCATCGCCCAATGTAATCTGGCAGCTACAAAACGGTATGCCGGTGATACATCATATGCATGAACTGGCAGAGACGCAACTGGTGAATGTAGAACGGATGGGTTTTGTGAAAGACCAGTTGGGCATTTTCCTGATAGGTAGCCTGATCTGGATAACAGCATTGCTATCGCTGATCTGGTATGCTCCTTTCCGCCCTTATCGTTTTATTGGCTGGACTTTTCTGCTGGTAATGGCGCTGTTCATCTACCTGAAGGCGAAAGGATATTATGCGTACGGGATCTATCCCATATTACTGGCGCTTGGAGGTGTCTATTGGGAGCGGCTTTTTTCAAAAGGATGGTTACGATATCTGCGGCCGGTATGGGCTTTTCTGATCATATTTCCTACTGTGTGGTTATTCCGGCTGATATTTCCTGTACTGTCCCCACAGCAGTTATATGCCGCTATGACGCCGCTGAGACGCGAAATATTCTGCAGATGGGAGGATGGTAAATTGCATGATCTGCCACAGGATTTTGCTGATATGCGGGGTTGGCGGGAACTGGCTGATCTGGCAGTGAAGACTTATCAGCAGGTACCTGACAGCGAACGGAAAAATACCCTGATACTCTGCGACAACTACGGACAGGCAGGCGCTATTAACTACTATGCAGGAAAGGCGCTTCGTCCGGCGATCACCTTTAGTGCCGATTATGTATGCTGGTTTCCAAAAATGGACAGTCTGCACTACCTGATCGTAGTGGGAGAAGCGCCGATGGAATATGTCCGGAAATATGCGTCCGGAGACGTCAAAACCGGACAGATCAATGACGTTCTGGCAAGAGAATATGGCACCGGGGTATACCTGTTGCAGGGAATATCACCTGTTTTTCCTGCGAAATTGTTTGAATGGCAACGGCAGGAACAAGCCAGTTTCAGGGCTTGGAAATAA
- a CDS encoding helix-turn-helix domain-containing protein → MSSINSKNSRTVPRKKLTLSEDFSQVSVDQENLPKVPAKSNFSIHSRSTNPCREYISASRRDYYKITLMTQGGGIMTLGQRTYVIKAPAIVFINPLEPKLWEPKGEQDGYYCRFTENLFEMQRHSRDELMHHPLFQVGANPVINLTEQQTAYMLQLFGHLLKESKDCNPYRQEAILIYLQLLLLEAKRVAAPQIVPQRSLTTAQLLAERFTDTLERQFPITSEQEQIHLKTASDFALTLNVHPNHLNATVKRVTGRTTSEHIRQRILLEARLLLMHTDWPISAIAHSLGFEEPANFSHFFKSQTGHTPHTFRML, encoded by the coding sequence ATGTCCTCCATAAACAGTAAGAATAGCAGAACTGTTCCTCGCAAAAAGCTAACGCTGAGCGAGGACTTTTCACAGGTAAGCGTTGATCAGGAGAACTTGCCAAAGGTGCCGGCAAAGAGTAATTTCTCCATTCACTCCCGTTCCACCAATCCCTGCCGGGAATATATATCTGCCAGCAGAAGAGATTATTACAAAATAACACTGATGACACAAGGTGGCGGCATCATGACTTTAGGTCAGCGCACTTATGTGATCAAAGCGCCTGCAATTGTCTTCATCAATCCGCTTGAACCAAAACTCTGGGAACCGAAAGGTGAACAGGATGGTTATTACTGCCGGTTCACGGAGAACCTGTTTGAAATGCAGCGTCATTCCCGTGATGAGTTAATGCACCATCCACTTTTCCAGGTAGGGGCGAACCCGGTCATCAATCTGACCGAACAACAAACAGCTTATATGCTGCAGCTGTTTGGGCATCTCCTGAAAGAAAGCAAGGACTGCAATCCTTACCGTCAGGAAGCCATCCTTATCTACCTCCAGCTCTTATTACTGGAAGCCAAAAGGGTGGCCGCTCCCCAGATAGTACCGCAGCGCTCTCTGACCACAGCTCAGCTACTGGCAGAACGCTTCACTGATACCCTGGAAAGACAGTTCCCGATCACTTCCGAACAGGAACAGATCCATCTCAAAACAGCCAGCGATTTCGCACTCACTTTAAACGTACATCCCAACCACCTTAACGCCACCGTCAAACGTGTCACAGGGCGTACCACCAGTGAGCATATCCGCCAGCGCATCCTCCTGGAAGCACGTCTCCTGCTGATGCACACCGACTGGCCCATTTCCGCCATCGCCCACTCCCTCGGCTTTGAGGAACCGGCCAACTTTTCCCACTTCTTCAAAAGCCAGACAGGACATACACCGCATACTTTCAGGATGCTATAA